In the genome of Bubalus kerabau isolate K-KA32 ecotype Philippines breed swamp buffalo chromosome 8, PCC_UOA_SB_1v2, whole genome shotgun sequence, one region contains:
- the LOC129658653 gene encoding uncharacterized protein LOC129658653 isoform X1, translating to MSLLLSDAHAGERAGEQPVIFTQHIKALQPHGPSCLQVMLSDAGIQWPRSPGPPSILPWDGQDSLPGLLTSYKVGKHQGLSLTGPGGQQHQNPVPSTHSSPQVISRVTLNDASKGGFYETSDSENGIIHKRFSNSRDQNTQSSQLINEEMETQRCCGAVSPKVSDSWELWMLICEILSPWQHEKWPCNRWHQMTSLLPSWNIPSRRIIKVE from the exons ATGTCATTGCTTCTCAGCGATGCT CATGCTGGGGAAAGAGCTGGAGAACAACCTGTAATCTTTACTCAGCACATCAAAGCTCTGCAGCCACATGGTCCCAGTTGTCTGCAAGTCATGCTCTCAGATGCTGGCATCCAGTGGCCCCGCAGCCCTGGTCCCCCGAGCATCCTCCCGTGGGATGGCCAGGACTCCCTGCCTGGGCTGCTAACATCCTACAAAGTGGGAAAGCATCAGGGATTGTCACTTACTGGCCCAGGTGGACAGCAGCACCAAAATCCTGTCCCCAGCACCCATTCTTCCCCTCAG GTGATATCAAGGGTGACATTGAATGACGCTAGCAAAGGAGGATTTTATGAAACTTCTGACTCTGAAAATGGAATCATTCATAAAAGATTTAGCAACTCCAGAGACCAGAACACCCAGTCTTCTCAGTTGATtaatgaggaaatggagacacagagatgcTGTGGAGCTG TTTCTCCCAAGGTCAGTGACTCCTGGGAGCTCTGGATGTTAATTTGTGAAATCCTCTCCCCCTGGCAGCATGAGAAGTGGCCGTGCAACAGATGGCATCAGATGACTTCACTTCTACCAAGCTG GAATATTCCCTCCAGGAGAATAATAAAGGTGGAATAA
- the LOC129658653 gene encoding uncharacterized protein LOC129658653 isoform X2 — MSLLLSDAHAGERAGEQPVIFTQHIKALQPHGPSCLQVMLSDAGIQWPRSPGPPSILPWDGQDSLPGLLTSYKVGKHQGLSLTGPGGQQHQNPVPSTHSSPQVISRVTLNDASKGGFYETSDSENGIIHKRFSNSRDQNTQSSQLINEEMETQRCCGAVSPKVSDSWELWMLICEILSPWQHEKWPCNRWHQMTSLLPSWRIIKVE, encoded by the exons ATGTCATTGCTTCTCAGCGATGCT CATGCTGGGGAAAGAGCTGGAGAACAACCTGTAATCTTTACTCAGCACATCAAAGCTCTGCAGCCACATGGTCCCAGTTGTCTGCAAGTCATGCTCTCAGATGCTGGCATCCAGTGGCCCCGCAGCCCTGGTCCCCCGAGCATCCTCCCGTGGGATGGCCAGGACTCCCTGCCTGGGCTGCTAACATCCTACAAAGTGGGAAAGCATCAGGGATTGTCACTTACTGGCCCAGGTGGACAGCAGCACCAAAATCCTGTCCCCAGCACCCATTCTTCCCCTCAG GTGATATCAAGGGTGACATTGAATGACGCTAGCAAAGGAGGATTTTATGAAACTTCTGACTCTGAAAATGGAATCATTCATAAAAGATTTAGCAACTCCAGAGACCAGAACACCCAGTCTTCTCAGTTGATtaatgaggaaatggagacacagagatgcTGTGGAGCTG TTTCTCCCAAGGTCAGTGACTCCTGGGAGCTCTGGATGTTAATTTGTGAAATCCTCTCCCCCTGGCAGCATGAGAAGTGGCCGTGCAACAGATGGCATCAGATGACTTCACTTCTACCAAGCTG GAGAATAATAAAGGTGGAATAA